The SAR324 cluster bacterium genome contains a region encoding:
- a CDS encoding type II toxin-antitoxin system HicB family antitoxin, translating into MLDLPYSLIIEATEDPIIFGFFSEELSGFTGVGHSIEDCLYKARWGMQDHVALLRDQGLPVPPQNPDPQVLIRNETPQLLA; encoded by the coding sequence TGATCTCCCCTACAGTCTGATCATCGAAGCTACTGAAGATCCGATCATCTTTGGATTTTTCTCAGAGGAACTCTCCGGATTCACAGGAGTAGGACACTCGATTGAAGACTGCCTGTATAAGGCACGCTGGGGCATGCAGGATCACGTTGCCCTATTACGTGACCAGGGACTACCCGTCCCCCCCCAAAACCCAGACCCTCAGGTGTTGATTCGCAATGAAACACCACAACTGCTGGCCTAA